A single window of Triplophysa rosa linkage group LG2, Trosa_1v2, whole genome shotgun sequence DNA harbors:
- the h3f3c gene encoding H3 histone, family 3C — MARTKQTARKSTGGKAPRKQLATKAARKSAPSTGGVKKPHRYRPGTVALREIRRYQKSTELLIRKLPFQRLVREIAQDFKTDLRFQSAAIGALQEASEAYLVGLFEDTNLCAIHAKRVTIMPKDIQLARRIRGERA; from the exons ATGGCCCGTACTAAGCAGACTGCGCGTAAGTCCACTGGAGGTAAAGCTCCCCGTAAGCAGCTGGCTACCAAAGCTGCCCGCAAGAGCGCACCCTCAACTGGAGGAGTCAAGAAACCTCATCGCTACAG ACCCGGAACCGTGGCCTTGCGTGAGATTCGTCGGTATCAGAAGTCCACTGAGCTGCTGATCCGTAAATTGCCCTTCCAGCGTCTGGTTCGTGAGATTGCCCAGGACTTCAAAACTGACCTGCGTTTCCAGAGCGCTGCCATCGGTGCACTCCAG GAGGCTAGTGAGGCATACCTGGTCGGTCTGTTTGAAGACACTAACCTGTGTGCCATCCACGCCAAGCGTGTCACCATTATGCCCAAAGACATTCAGCTGGCACGCCGCATCCGTGGAGAACGCGCTTAA